A region from the Acanthopagrus latus isolate v.2019 chromosome 8, fAcaLat1.1, whole genome shotgun sequence genome encodes:
- the LOC119023990 gene encoding peroxisomal succinyl-coenzyme A thioesterase-like produces the protein MDMKQCVVKLLVQPSRGLADEKFIVLVQKAPPGFQLTVHALHKCEIGQSWEAFGHYTADATGAVNVSEDPSLGGTYSGVEQMGLMWSLRPVPGSKPGLRLRKMNVQTPMEVTISVYQGHQTEGFMDQVPLASVVVERWFMAPGVRRIPITEDGLTATLFLPPGPGPFPGLFDLWGGSGKLVEYRSALLASHGIASLVLDYITPKITMETGKMVDLQYFETAYKVLEQHPQVLSSRIGMLGLSMGASMTLKMAVYSQVIKLRCAVSIGGSHVQPVEGSVEKMLGFYHKNTDRIRVTEENEVIYRDLSLPIPSDPSLKVDVGRLKCPLLLVLGDDDQNTPAYESAMDMKEMMERAGNKHLLTILLYPNAGHMIEPPYMPYARGGTYRTLDTHERVKVLWGGETVAHSRAQEDAWKKTLVFLRENLFGGTNPGAP, from the exons ATGGACATGAAGCAGTGTGTTGTGAAGCTGTTGGTCCAGCCGTCCAGAGGACTTGCTGATGAGAAGTTTATTGTCCTGGTCCAGAAGGCCCCGCCTGGCTTCCAGCTGACTGTCCACGCCCTTCACAAGTGTGAAATTGGACAGAGCTGGGAGGCTTTTGGTCACTACACGGCCGATGCAACAGGGGCTGTGAACG TTTCAGAGGATCCCAGTCTGGGTGGGACGTATTCTGGGGTTGAACAAATGGGTCTAATGTGGAGCCTCAGACCAGTTCCAGGCAGCAAACCTGGACTCAG GTTAAGGAAGATGAACGTCCAGACTCCCATGGAGGTCACAATCTCAGTGTACCAGGGTCACCAGACTGAGGGCTTCATGGATCAGGTGCCACTGGCCAGTGTGGTGGTGGAGCGCTGGTTCATGGCGCCCGGCGTCCGCAGGATCCCGATCACAGAGGACGGCCTCACTGCGACCCTCTTCCTGCCTCCAG GACCTGGACCTTTCCCCGGCCTCTTCGATCTGTGGGGGGGATCAGGGAAGTTGGTGGAGTACCGTTCAGCACTGCTGGCCTCCCATGGCATCGCCTCCCTTGTCCTCGACTACATTACACCTAaaatcaccatggaaactggGAAGATGGTTGACCTCCAGTACTTTGAG ACGGCCTACAAAGTCCTGGAGCAGCACCCACAGGTCCTAAGCAGCAGGATCGGCATGTTGGGTCTTTCAATGGGCGCCAGCATGACCCTCAAAATGGCGGTTTACTCCCAAGTTATTAAA CTCAGGTGTGCAGTGTCCATTGGTGGGAGTCATGTGCAGCCGGTTGAGGGATCTGTGGAAAAAATGCTGGGTTTCTATCATAA GAACACTGACAGGATTCGTGTCACTGAGGAGAACGAAGTGATCTACCGAGATCTGTCTCTGCCGATCCCCTCTGACCCCTCGCTCAAAGTGGAT GTGGGACGACTCAAGTGCCCTCTGTTGTTGGTTCTGGGTGACGATGATCAGAACACCCCCGCCTATGAGTCCGCAATGGAT ATGAAGGAAATGATGGAGCGGGCAGGGAATAAGCACCTGCTCACTATCCTGTTGTATCCGAACGCAGGTCACATGATTGAACCACCGTACATGCCATATGCTCGAGGTGGAACCTACAGAACACTTGACACGCATGAGAGAG TGAAGGTCCTGTGGGGCGGAGAGACAGTGGCACATTCTCGGGCTCAGGAGGACGCCTGGAAGAAGACGCTGGTCTTTCTGAGGGAGAATCTGTTTGGTGGCACAAACCCTGGTGCACCGTGA
- the LOC119024417 gene encoding acyl-coenzyme A thioesterase 3-like has translation MDRKQCIVSLLVQPSRGLVDEKFIVLVQGAPPGFQLTVHALHKCEDGHSWEAFGHYTSDATGTVNVSEDLSLGGTYSGVEQMGLLWSLRPVPGSKPGLRLRKMNVQTPMEVTISVYQGHQTEGFMDQVPLASVVVERWYMAPGVRRIPITEDGLTATLFLPPGAGPFPGLLDLWGGEGKLLEYRAALLASYGIASLGLDYLTPKITMETGKLMDKQYFETAYRVLEQHPQVLSSRIGMLGLSLGASMTLKMAVYSQVIKLRCAVCISGSHVQPTDGSLQEFLNFCWKNVGKRRIGENNAMINRDLLLPIPTDPTLKVDVGRLKCPLLLVLGDDDQNWPAHESALDMKQIMERAGNSHLLTILLYPNAGHLIEPPYTPHFRASSFNSVQSTETVMTLWGGEMVAHSRAQEDSWRKMLDFLRENLLSGTNPGATT, from the exons ATGGACAGGAAGCAGTGTATTGTGAGTCTGTTGGTCCAGCCGTCCAGAGGGCTCGTGGATGAGAAGTTTATCGTCCTGGTCCAGGGAGCACCACCTGGTTTTCAGCTGACTGTCCACGCTCTCCACAAGTGTGAAGATGGTCACAGCTGGGAGGCTTTTGGTCACTACACCAGTGACGCCACTGGAACTGTCAATG TTTCAGAGGATCTCAGTCTGGGTGGGACGTATTCTGGGGTTGAACAGATGGGTCTACTGTGGAGCCTCAGACCAGTTCCAGGCAGCAAACCTGGACTCAG GTTAAGGAAGATGAATGTCCAGACTCCCATGGAGGTCACAATCTCAGTGTACCAGGGTCACCAGACTGAGGGCTTCATGGATCAGGTGCCACTGGCCAGTGTGGTGGTGGAGCGCTGGTACATGGCGCCCGGCGTCCGCAGGATCCCGATCACAGAGGACGGCCTCACTGCGACCCTCTTCCTGCCTCCAG GAGCGGGACCTTTCCCCGGCCTCTTGGATCTGTGGGGTGGTGAAGGGAAGCTGTTGGAGTACCGTGCAGCTCTGCTGGCCTCCTACGGCATCGCTTCCTTAGGCCTCGACTACCTGACACCTAaaatcaccatggaaactggGAAGTTAATGGACAAGCAGTACTTTGAg acGGCCTACAGAGTCCTGGAGCAGCATCCTCAGGTCCTCAGCAGCAGAATCGGCATGTTGGGTCTTTCTCTGGGTGCCAGTATGACTCTCAAAATGGCGGTTTACTCCCAGGTTATTAAG CTCAGGTGTGCAGTGTGTATTAGTGGGAGTCATGTGCAGCCAACTGACGGATCTCTGCAGGAGTTTCTGAATTTCTGTTGGAA AAACGTGGGGAAGAGACGCATCGGTGAGAACAATGCGATGATAAACCGAGATCTGCTGCTGCCCATCCCAACTGACCCCACACTCAAAGTGGAT GTGGGACGACTCAAGTGCCCTCTGTTGCTGGTTCTTGGTGACGACGATCAGAACTGGCCCGCCCACGAGTCCGCGCTGGAC ATGAAGCAAATAATGGAACGGGCGGGGAATAGCCACCTGCTCACCATCCTGTTGTACCCAAACGCTGGTCACCTGATTGAACCTCCATACACGCCGCACTTCCGAGCCAGCTCCTTTAACTCAGTCCAATCGACTGAGACCG TGATGACTCTGTGGGGCGGAGAGATGGTGGCACATTCTCGTGCTCAGGAAGACTCCTGGAGGAAGATGTTGGATTTTCTGAGGGAAAATCTGCTCAGTGGCACAAACCCTGGAGCAACTACATAG